In a single window of the Eshraghiella crossota genome:
- a CDS encoding phosphocholine cytidylyltransferase/choline kinase family protein, translating into MNIQEKDILNKLLEEPFVNQRILAEVSGYSLGTVNKSLKTLMTEGYIDEKAEITDKAKKLIRETKPERAVILAAGFGMRMVPINTEYPKGLLEIDGERLIERIIKQLHEVKINEIYVVTGFMKEKYEYLIDKYNVNLVVNPEYAIKNNLHSVKCVVNKLENTYIIPCDIWCRNNPFNKNEMYSWYMVSDYVDDESSVRINRKMELIKVPDESAGNAMIGISYLTREDGKIIADRIKELCNESRYNNSFWEEALYIKDKMMVSAKTVSSKDAIEINTYEQLREIDENSDQLDTDAISVICEAFKINKNDIYNITVLKKGMTNRSFLFECKGKKYIMRIPGEGTDILINRREEAEVYNVVNKEKICDNVIYINPDNGYKITEFIENSRVCDPFNEDDVKRCMDKLRTFHNLKLKVNHEFNILGQMKFYESLWNEKSVYDDYELTKANVLSLKKYVDDNVSEKVLTHIDAVPDNFLFAGDEIRLIDWEYAGMQDPHVDIAMFAIYSLYDREQTDRLIDAYFTGNCDKKTRLKIYCYIAMCGLLWSNWCEYKRQLGVEFGEYSLRQYRYAKDFYRIFINESEQIKEELK; encoded by the coding sequence ATGAACATACAAGAAAAAGATATATTAAACAAGCTGCTTGAAGAGCCCTTTGTCAATCAGAGGATATTAGCTGAAGTATCAGGATATTCACTGGGGACAGTCAACAAGTCATTAAAAACATTAATGACAGAAGGATATATTGATGAAAAGGCAGAAATAACAGATAAAGCTAAAAAGCTGATTCGAGAGACAAAGCCGGAGAGAGCTGTAATATTGGCAGCAGGATTTGGAATGAGGATGGTACCCATTAATACTGAGTACCCAAAGGGACTGTTAGAAATAGACGGAGAACGTCTTATTGAGAGAATAATTAAACAGCTTCATGAAGTTAAGATTAACGAAATATACGTTGTAACAGGATTTATGAAAGAGAAATATGAATATTTAATTGATAAATATAATGTAAATCTTGTGGTTAATCCTGAATATGCGATAAAGAATAATCTTCATTCCGTGAAGTGTGTTGTTAATAAATTAGAGAATACATATATTATTCCTTGTGATATATGGTGCAGAAATAATCCATTTAATAAGAATGAGATGTATTCATGGTACATGGTAAGTGATTATGTTGATGATGAAAGTTCGGTAAGAATTAACAGAAAAATGGAATTGATTAAAGTCCCTGATGAATCTGCCGGTAATGCCATGATAGGTATCAGTTATCTTACAAGAGAAGACGGAAAGATAATTGCTGACAGAATAAAAGAACTTTGTAACGAGAGCAGATACAATAATTCATTCTGGGAAGAAGCACTTTATATTAAAGATAAAATGATGGTATCTGCAAAGACCGTAAGTTCCAAGGATGCCATTGAGATTAATACATACGAACAGCTAAGGGAAATAGATGAGAACTCAGACCAGTTAGATACGGATGCAATAAGCGTTATATGTGAAGCATTCAAAATTAATAAAAATGATATATATAATATTACAGTGTTGAAAAAAGGCATGACCAACCGTTCGTTTCTGTTTGAATGTAAAGGAAAAAAATATATAATGCGTATACCCGGCGAAGGAACAGACATATTAATTAACAGACGGGAAGAAGCAGAAGTATATAATGTGGTTAATAAAGAAAAGATATGTGACAATGTTATATATATTAATCCTGACAACGGCTATAAAATAACAGAGTTTATAGAAAACTCAAGGGTATGTGATCCCTTTAATGAAGATGATGTAAAAAGATGTATGGATAAGCTGAGAACATTTCATAATCTTAAGTTAAAGGTAAATCATGAATTTAATATTTTAGGACAGATGAAATTTTACGAATCACTGTGGAACGAAAAGTCTGTGTATGATGATTATGAACTTACCAAAGCCAATGTTTTATCGTTAAAAAAATATGTCGATGATAATGTTTCGGAAAAAGTATTAACGCATATAGATGCAGTACCGGATAACTTTTTATTTGCAGGAGACGAGATCCGTCTTATAGATTGGGAATATGCAGGAATGCAGGATCCTCATGTAGACATAGCCATGTTTGCAATATATTCATTGTATGACAGGGAACAGACGGACAGGCTGATAGATGCATATTTTACCGGAAATTGTGATAAAAAAACAAGATTAAAGATATATTGTTACATTGCAATGTGTGGATTGTTATGGAGCAACTGGTGCGAATATAAGAGACAGCTTGGAGTGGAGTTTGGTGAGTATTCTCTGAGACAATACAGGTATGCAAAAGATTTTTACAGGATATTTATTAACGAATCAGAACAAATAAAAGAGGAACTGAAATGA
- a CDS encoding sugar phosphate nucleotidyltransferase has translation MNKVKRAIIMAAGLGTRMKPVTLETPKPLIKVNGIRMIDTVIDALHKNGIYEIHIVVGYLKDRFSELLKDFQDVDIIENPYYDTCNNISSLYVARNYIEDSVILDGDQIIYNPDILAPEFDRSGYNSIWTDEETDEWLQTVENGIVTSCSRTGGKGGWQLYSVSRWNKEDAVKLRKHLEIEFEQKKNRQIYWDDIAMFCYPEEYELGIRPMKKGDIVEIDSFDELVAIDKSYSRYKENN, from the coding sequence ATGAATAAAGTAAAGCGTGCAATTATAATGGCTGCCGGTCTTGGTACAAGAATGAAGCCGGTAACACTTGAAACACCCAAGCCGTTAATTAAAGTTAACGGAATAAGAATGATAGACACCGTGATAGATGCATTACATAAAAACGGAATATATGAAATACACATCGTGGTTGGTTACCTCAAAGACAGATTCAGTGAACTTTTGAAAGATTTTCAGGATGTGGATATAATAGAAAATCCTTATTATGATACATGCAACAACATTTCATCTTTATATGTGGCTAGAAATTACATTGAAGATTCGGTTATTCTTGATGGAGACCAGATAATATATAATCCTGATATTCTGGCTCCGGAATTTGACAGATCCGGATATAACAGTATATGGACTGATGAAGAGACAGATGAATGGTTACAGACCGTAGAAAATGGCATAGTTACTTCCTGCAGCAGGACAGGAGGAAAGGGTGGCTGGCAGTTATACAGTGTTTCAAGGTGGAATAAAGAAGATGCAGTAAAACTAAGAAAACATCTGGAAATTGAATTTGAACAAAAGAAAAACAGACAGATATACTGGGATGATATAGCAATGTTTTGTTACCCTGAGGAATATGAACTTGGGATACGTCCTATGAAAAAAGGAGACATTGTTGAGATAGACAGTTTTGATGAATTGGTAGCAATCGATAAAAGCTATAGCAGATATAAGGAGAATAACTAA